From one Trueperella pyogenes genomic stretch:
- the gltX gene encoding glutamate--tRNA ligase, giving the protein MTTTPSVRVRFCPSPTGLPHVGMVRTCLFNWAYARHTGGTFVFRIEDTDAQRDSQESFEQIIDSLTWLGLDWDEGVGIGGPHAPYRQSERMDIYKDVAAKLLEAGFAYESFSTPEEIEARHKAAGRDPKLGYDGFDRDLTEAQKAAYRAEGRSPVLRIRMPDTDVTFTDLVRGDITFKAGSVPDYVIMRGNGQPLYTLTNPVDDALMEITHVLRGEDLLSSTPRQIVLYEALKAIGVAKETPLFGHLPYVMGEGNKKLSKRDPEANLLLHRDRGMLPEGLLNYLGLLGWSIAPDRDIFSREEMAAAFDVAHVNPNPARFDDKKCVAINAEHIRRLEVNDLRDRLVPFLCREGLLESDSYEGVDEEARRRLDAATALVQTRIQLLGEAPALMGFLFIDDDEIEYNDKAVAKLRESAPSALDAAIAAFEDIAEETWGIETIKAAVDEQVVAGLELKPRLAFQPLFVAITGTNVSLPVVDSMAILGKSQTLTRLRRFRATF; this is encoded by the coding sequence ATGACCACTACACCATCTGTTCGCGTACGTTTTTGTCCCTCACCCACTGGCCTTCCCCACGTCGGGATGGTGCGCACCTGCCTTTTCAATTGGGCATATGCGCGCCACACCGGAGGCACCTTCGTTTTCCGCATTGAAGATACGGATGCGCAGCGTGACTCGCAGGAGTCGTTTGAGCAGATCATTGACTCTTTGACCTGGCTTGGCCTGGATTGGGACGAGGGGGTCGGCATCGGCGGTCCACATGCGCCCTACCGCCAGAGCGAGCGCATGGACATTTACAAAGATGTAGCAGCCAAGTTGCTCGAGGCGGGCTTTGCATACGAATCTTTCTCCACGCCGGAAGAGATCGAGGCACGCCATAAGGCAGCGGGTCGAGATCCCAAACTCGGATACGACGGCTTCGATCGCGACCTGACCGAAGCACAAAAAGCGGCCTACCGTGCCGAGGGTCGCTCGCCCGTACTCCGCATCCGCATGCCCGATACGGATGTTACCTTCACGGATCTCGTACGCGGCGACATCACCTTCAAGGCCGGATCGGTGCCGGACTATGTCATCATGCGCGGCAACGGCCAACCGCTGTATACGCTGACCAATCCTGTGGACGACGCGCTCATGGAGATCACCCACGTCCTGCGTGGTGAGGACCTGCTGTCCTCCACCCCACGCCAGATTGTGCTTTACGAAGCGCTCAAGGCGATCGGCGTGGCCAAGGAGACCCCACTTTTCGGACACCTTCCCTACGTTATGGGTGAGGGAAACAAGAAGCTCTCCAAACGCGATCCTGAGGCGAACCTCTTGCTTCACCGGGATCGCGGCATGCTTCCCGAGGGTCTGCTCAATTACCTGGGTCTGTTGGGCTGGTCGATCGCGCCGGATCGAGACATCTTCAGTCGCGAAGAGATGGCCGCAGCTTTCGACGTCGCACACGTCAACCCCAACCCGGCTCGTTTTGACGACAAGAAGTGCGTGGCCATCAACGCCGAGCACATCCGCAGGCTTGAAGTCAACGACTTGCGCGATCGTCTGGTGCCGTTCCTGTGCCGCGAGGGCTTGCTCGAGTCGGATTCCTACGAGGGGGTTGACGAGGAGGCACGCCGTCGTCTCGATGCGGCCACCGCATTGGTCCAGACCCGCATTCAGCTCCTCGGCGAGGCTCCGGCGCTCATGGGCTTCCTCTTTATCGACGACGACGAGATCGAATACAACGACAAGGCAGTGGCCAAGCTACGCGAATCGGCGCCCAGCGCCCTCGATGCCGCCATCGCGGCTTTTGAGGATATCGCGGAAGAAACATGGGGAATAGAGACCATCAAGGCTGCCGTGGACGAGCAGGTTGTGGCCGGTCTTGAGCTCAAGCCACGCCTCGCTTTCCAGCCGTTGTTTGTGGCGATAACGGGCACGAACGTCTCCCTGCCGGTCGTTGATTCGATGGCGATTTTAGGCAAGAGCCAGACGCTGACGCGTTTGCGCCGTTTCCGCGCCACCTTCTAA
- a CDS encoding DUF624 domain-containing protein: MNPESGIFQALSLAADLVIVNVLMVLTSIPIVTIGASLRAGNYVIAQMVAESGSHPARTYFRAFASQIKVVTAWWLVVLLVISLFTVEWLVLDNMDIAPNTDFAFRTGLLSGVLIVAGISLWLFYEEALRARSFSTAFVEAATLSLRHLPRTFLGLAMLALPMIFFILAPERWGALLSFYLIIGFALTLYLFQLLVRGVLSA; encoded by the coding sequence ATGAATCCCGAATCGGGTATTTTTCAAGCATTGTCTTTGGCGGCAGACCTCGTTATCGTCAATGTCCTCATGGTGTTGACCTCCATTCCGATTGTGACAATCGGTGCTTCATTGCGCGCGGGCAACTACGTCATCGCACAGATGGTGGCCGAGTCTGGATCGCACCCAGCGCGTACCTATTTCCGGGCATTCGCGAGCCAGATCAAGGTTGTCACCGCCTGGTGGCTTGTCGTCTTACTGGTCATCAGCCTTTTCACCGTCGAGTGGCTTGTTCTTGACAACATGGACATCGCCCCGAACACCGACTTCGCCTTCCGTACAGGCCTCCTCTCCGGCGTCTTGATCGTCGCCGGTATCAGTCTGTGGTTGTTTTACGAAGAGGCATTGCGTGCGCGCTCTTTCAGCACAGCCTTCGTCGAGGCAGCCACGCTCTCGCTGCGCCACCTGCCGCGCACATTCCTAGGCCTGGCGATGCTCGCTCTGCCGATGATTTTCTTCATCCTCGCACCTGAACGTTGGGGTGCTCTCTTGTCTTTCTATCTCATCATCGGCTTTGCCCTCACCCTGTATCTTTTCCAGCTCCTCGTGCGCGGGGTACTGAGCGCGTGA
- a CDS encoding LacI family DNA-binding transcriptional regulator, with protein sequence MSVTIRDVAEAAGVSITTVSRALNAEAGVSPVTQERILEHAHALGYSPNRSAQSLRRAATNVVGLVIKGPANPFFTELMEPIERYLRCRGYVVSILRVLHDDDELAAAVEFATSYRVSGMIMLGGWRSVGQDNWMKIPVPAVLCTVPEIIGADRETYSSVAVDDAQAMELIVAHLLGCGHQRIAFIGPAKGDNSIGASRMAHFVESLHRHGYEQDRRLLLHGESTSSYSYAYGERVTRQFLADGGDATALVCMSDVIAIGALRALADAGVRMPEEMAVTGFDGITLASYTSPRLTTVRQPIREIAERTCEVLFARMRTPVAHHLLIPATLVEAESTVGRPQ encoded by the coding sequence ATGAGTGTCACCATACGCGATGTCGCTGAGGCAGCGGGCGTCTCTATCACCACTGTCTCGCGCGCACTCAACGCCGAGGCCGGCGTCTCCCCCGTAACCCAAGAGCGCATCCTCGAGCATGCTCACGCGCTCGGGTACAGCCCCAACCGTTCAGCTCAGTCTTTGCGCCGCGCCGCAACGAATGTTGTTGGTCTTGTCATCAAGGGTCCGGCTAATCCTTTCTTCACTGAACTCATGGAGCCGATTGAGCGGTATCTGCGGTGCCGCGGTTACGTTGTGTCGATCTTGCGCGTTCTTCACGACGACGACGAGCTGGCGGCCGCCGTCGAGTTCGCAACTTCCTACCGCGTCTCGGGCATGATCATGCTCGGCGGTTGGCGATCCGTCGGCCAAGACAATTGGATGAAAATCCCCGTACCCGCTGTGTTATGTACGGTGCCGGAGATTATCGGCGCCGACCGGGAGACGTATTCCAGCGTGGCTGTGGATGATGCCCAAGCTATGGAATTGATCGTCGCGCATCTTCTAGGTTGTGGTCATCAGCGCATCGCTTTTATCGGCCCAGCTAAAGGCGACAATTCGATCGGGGCAAGCCGCATGGCTCATTTTGTTGAGTCTTTACATCGCCACGGATATGAACAAGATCGCCGTCTTTTGCTCCACGGCGAGAGTACGTCGTCGTATTCCTATGCCTACGGCGAGCGAGTGACTAGGCAATTCCTTGCAGACGGTGGAGACGCGACAGCGCTGGTGTGCATGTCGGACGTCATCGCTATCGGCGCACTGCGTGCGCTAGCGGACGCGGGCGTGCGGATGCCTGAGGAGATGGCCGTGACCGGCTTTGACGGCATCACGCTGGCCTCGTATACGAGCCCCCGTCTCACCACGGTTCGCCAGCCAATCCGGGAAATCGCAGAGCGAACTTGCGAGGTGCTCTTCGCGCGCATGCGCACTCCCGTTGCCCATCACCTCCTGATCCCGGCTACGCTGGTAGAGGCGGAGTCAACTGTGGGGAGGCCGCAATGA
- a CDS encoding carbohydrate ABC transporter permease, translated as MTPGKVLIYVLLIFLTLVFLGPILFILNNSVKTKFSISSDPFSIPLGDAFVGWENYQTGLALSGTQWAILWSFVITVTSVAVIVFFSSMTAYYITRIKAWWTNLIYFILVFSMVIPFQMVMFSTVKIADLLSLNNPAGMVVLYLGFGAGLSTFMFAGFVKSIPLEIEEAAMIDGCSPLQNYFRIVLPMLKPTAITVSILNAMWIWNDFLLPNLVLGPSSQYRTIPIVVQFLVGSNGNRDMGALMAMLVLAIVPIVVFYLFAQKYIIEGVAAGAVKG; from the coding sequence ATGACGCCAGGTAAGGTCCTCATCTACGTATTGCTCATCTTCTTGACGTTGGTATTCCTCGGACCGATCCTATTCATCCTTAACAACTCGGTGAAGACGAAGTTCTCCATTTCATCGGATCCGTTCTCAATCCCGTTGGGCGACGCGTTCGTCGGATGGGAGAACTATCAGACCGGTCTAGCCCTCTCGGGCACGCAGTGGGCGATCTTGTGGTCGTTCGTCATCACAGTGACCTCAGTGGCTGTTATCGTGTTCTTCTCCTCGATGACGGCGTACTACATCACCCGAATAAAGGCATGGTGGACGAATCTCATCTACTTCATCCTCGTATTTTCGATGGTGATTCCTTTCCAGATGGTCATGTTCTCCACCGTAAAAATCGCTGACTTGCTCAGTCTCAATAATCCGGCGGGTATGGTCGTGCTCTATCTGGGCTTCGGCGCAGGTCTATCTACTTTCATGTTTGCCGGTTTTGTGAAGTCAATTCCGTTGGAGATTGAGGAAGCAGCCATGATCGATGGTTGCAGTCCGTTGCAAAATTACTTCCGCATCGTGCTTCCGATGCTCAAACCAACTGCAATTACGGTGTCGATCCTGAACGCGATGTGGATCTGGAATGACTTCCTGCTGCCCAACCTCGTTCTCGGACCTAGCTCGCAATACCGAACGATTCCGATCGTGGTTCAGTTCCTCGTCGGTTCAAACGGTAACCGCGACATGGGAGCACTGATGGCCATGCTCGTCCTTGCAATCGTCCCGATCGTGGTGTTCTACTTGTTTGCACAGAAGTACATCATTGAAGGCGTGGCCGCAGGCGCGGTCAAGGGCTAG